The DNA window TGGCCTTCGCGAACAAGGACGCGCGCATCCTCGGGTGGCAGGGGCCGGAGGAGGCGGAGCGGCTGGTGAAAGAAAGCACGGGGGGCTGAGCCACCATGTCCCACCCTACGCCCGTGCGCGGGCTCAGCCGCGCGAGCCGGTTGGACGAGGCCGCGCGGCGCATCCTCGCGGCCCGCCTGGCCGACGTGCGCCACCCCGAGGCCAGCCTCTCGGGCGAGTTTTCCATGAAGGGCGTCCACGACATGCGCGTGGCCACCCGCCGCCTGCGCGCGGCCCTCCAGGTCTTCCGCCCGGCGGGCCGGCTGAAGAAGGCGGAGCGCCAGGTGAAGCAGCTCCAGGATGCGCTCGGCGAGGTGCGGGACCTTCACGTCCAGCAGGAGTGGCTGGACCAGGCCATGCGCCAGCAGCCGTCCAAGCACCGTGCGGGCCTCAAGTCCCTCCACGCGCGGCGGCAAGGGCAGCTCGGCGGCAAGTCGAAGCGCCTGAAACAGGCGCTGAAGCGCTGGACGGAGCGCACCGTGCCCACGCTGCTCCTGCGGATGGGGCAACTGGAGGACTCCCGCGCTTATGGAGGAGGCTCGGTCCGCCGCCACCTGCGCCAGCGCCTCAAGCGGGTGGAGAAGCGCATGGCGCAGTACGGCACGGCGCCCGGCGCGGCCTCCGCGCACGAGCTGCGCAAGGAGCTGAAGCGGCTGCGCTACGCGCTGGAGATCTTCCAGCCCGCCTTGCGCCGCACCATGGACGCGCTCCTGGAGGTGCTCGTTCCCCTCCAGGATGGCCTGGGCGAGCTGCACGACGCGGACGTGCGGCTGGAGCTGCTGGAGCACACCGCCGCCGAGGCCACCTCCCCGGAGCGGGAGGCGGCCCGGAAGCTCCTGGAGACGGTGCGGCAGGAGCGCGCCAAGCGCGCGGCGGAGATCGCCCGGGAGCTCCAGCGCTGGCAGTCGGAGCGGATCGTCCGCGGACTGCGCCGGCTGCTGCGCTGAGCCTTACGGCCCCACGGCCCCGGGCGTGGACTCGCCACTCTCGGGCACGGATGGGTACCCGGCCGGCTGGGACGTCACTTCGACGCGCACGGCCCGGGGCTCCCCGCCCACGTCCTGATACGAGGCGCGAATCTGGCTGCCCTCCTCGATGTCCGTGGCGCGGGCCTGCCGCCCATCCACGAGCACCTGGGTGGAGGGGGCGAGCTGAAGCCGGACCTGGGGCTCGCCGCGCACGCTCACCAGCACCTCCTGGGCGTTGACCGTCAGCACCTCTCCGTCGATGAACTGCGCGCCCTGGGTGGCGGCGGGGGCCACGGGCTGCTGGGCCTGCTGGGACAGCTCCGTCTGCTGCTGGCGCTGCGCCTCCAGGGCGCTCGCCTGGGCCGACGCGACGGTCTGCTCCGCCTGCTGGGCCTGCTGCTGGGCCTGCTGCTGGGCCTGCTGCGCCTCCCGGATCTCCTGCTGGGCCCGGTTCTGGGCATCCGCCAGTTCCTCGCGTGCATCCTCGACAGACGCCTGCGCCCGCGTGGCCTGATCCTGCTGCTGGTTGGCCTCCTTCTGCGCGTCCTCTGCCTTGTCGAAGGCCTTCTCCGTGCGCTCATGCGCCTGAGCGACGACCTGGGAGGCAGAGGTCTGCTCGCCTTCTTGCCGGGCCGATAAGGTCTTGTTCTGGTCGCACCCTGTGCTCAACAGCAGTGCGGCGATGCCAGCCGATACCCCGATGGCGCCCCGTTTCATGGTCTCTCCGTTGTGAGGTGGACACGGGAAAGATGACGCTCGGGCGCCGGACGCCAACCCGTCTCCAGGCAACCCGGGGCCTGAGTCCGCCTGCTCCCCCGGTGTGCCCGCGAGATGCCTCTACCGTTGAGCCAGGTTCAGCGGTAAGCGGCGAGGATGCACGTTTGTGGTCTCGACTTTGGAACCAGTAACACCGCGGCGGCCCTGCCGGATGGCACGGTGCTGCCCATTGCCCCGGAAACCCGCGAGCAGCGCCTCTTCCGCTCCGTCCTCTTCTTCCCCGAGGAAGAGCGCTCCGTGTACGCCGGGACTCCCGCGATTACCCGGTATCTGGAAGACAACGCCGGGCGCTTCATCCAGTCGGTGAAGTCCTTTCTGCACAGCCGCTCGTTCCGGGCCACCCAGGTCAACGGCCGCACCATGACCATCGAGGACCTGGTGGCGCTGCTCCTGCGCCGCGTGCGCGAGGCCATGGGCGCCCACCTGGGCAGTGCCCCCGAGGCCGTGATGATGGGCCGGCCCGCAGTCTTCACCGAGGACGCGGAGGCGGACGCGCTCGCCGAGCAGCGGCTGCGCAAGGCGGCGGAGCTCGCGGGCTTCACCCGCATCCAGTTCCTCATCGAGCCCATCGCCGCGGCGCTCGCCTACGAGGCCCAGCTCACGCGGGACGAGCTGGTGCTGGTGGCGGACTTCGGCGCCGGCACCACGGACCTGACGCTGATGCGGCTGGGGCCCTCGCGGCGGGAGCAGCTGGACCGGCGCGCGGACGTGGTGGGCTCCACGGGTGTGCGCATCGGCGGTGACCGCTTCGACGCGGAGATCATGCGCCACAAGCTGCTGCCCCGCTTCGGCGCGGGCACCACGTACCGCGTCCGCGGGCTCACGGACAAGCGGCTGAAGGTGCCCCAGCACGTCATGGCCAAGCTGCTGTCCTGGCACGAGATGTCCTTCATCCGGGAGAAGTCCACCCAGGAGCTGCTGGAGATGATGCTGGAGACGAGCGACCAGCCCCAGACGGCCGAGGCGCTGTATGACCTGGTGATGGAGAACCTGGGCTACCGGCTGTTCCGGGCCATCGAGGCGGTCAAGGTCAAGCTCTCCCAGGAGCCGGAGGCGACGCTGGACTTCGAGGAGGCGCGCATCACCCTGCACGAGCGCATCACCCGCGAGGAGTTCGACACGTTCTGCCAGCCGCTGCTCACCGAGCTGGACCAGTGCACGCAGGGGCTGCTGGACCGGTGCGCGGGGACGGGGGAGATCGACGCGGTGTTCCTCACGGGCGGCTCCTCGCAGATCCCCGCCGTGCGCCAGCTCTACGTCAACCGCTTCGGCGAGGGCCGGGTGCGCACCGCGGATGCGTTCACCTCGGTGGCCGAAGGGCTTGGCCGGGCCTCCGCCGCGCTCGCCCAGAGGTCATGAACCCGCGGGTGGAGCCATGGCTCACGGCGGGCGTGCTCCTCGTCGCGATGGCGGGGCTGGCGTACCACTGCCACTACCTCGCCGTTCCCATCGTGGACGACGCGGCCATCTCGCTGGCCTATGGCCTCACCTTCTTCTCGGGCGAGGGGCTGCGCGTCACCCCCGCCTCCCAGCCCGTGGAGGGCTTCTCCAATCCCCTGTGGACGTTGCTGCTGGGGCTGAGCCACCCGCTGCACCTGAAGCCCGTCGCCTTCACCCACGGGCTGGGCATCGTGTTCGGGGTGCTGGCGCTGCCGGCCGTCGCCGCGTGGGGGCCCGCGGCGGAGGGACGCCGGTGGCGCCTGGAGGACGCGGTGGCGCCGTGCGTCGCGGCGCTCAACCCGACCTACGCCTATTGGATCTCCAGCGGCATGGAGACGGGCCTGGAGGCGTTCCTGCTGGGCCTCTCGGGGTTCTTCCTCCTGCGGGAGCTGCGCACCGGGCGGACGGCGCACGTGGGCTGGGCGCTGGGGCTCTTGTGCCTCACCCGGCCCGAGGGCGTGCTCTTCACCACGGCCGCGGGCGCGCTCTGGGTGGGGAGCCGGGCCCTGGAGCGGCGGTGGCCCGGGCGGCAGGAGCTGCGCATCTTCCTGTGGCTGCTCGCGCTGGTGGGCGGCTGGCTGGCGGTGCGCTGGTGCTACTTCGCGGACTGGCTGCCCAACACGTACTACGCGAAGCAATTCTGGGAGTTCAACGCGGCGGCGTACTTCCGGAACTTCTGGCTCACCTACCAGCCGCTGTGCGTCCTGGCGGCGGCCGGGTGGCTGTTCGGGCTCGCGGGACGGGGGGCGGTGGCCCGCCAGACGGTGCTGGCCCTGCTCTACATGGGCTGCGGCCTCTACTTCGTGTGGAGCGCCAAGGGGGACTGGATGCGCGAGTGGCGCTTCTTCGCGCCCCTGGTGCCGCTCCTGGGCGCGGCGATGGCGGTGGGCCTCTCGGGGGCGCGGGCGATGAGCGCACAGTGGGTCGCCCAAGGGCGGGGAAGGATGCCCGCGCGGCTGAGCCTGGTGGCGGTCACCGGGGCGGCGCTGACCGTGGGCGTGCCCGGCTTGCGCGCGAGCATCGCGCGGGCGCCCGAGGTGCAGGCCAACCCGGAGCTGCCCTACGCGGTCATCGCGGGCAACTTCCGGAGGGTGCGCACCCAGACCCAGGCGCTGGGCCAGGTCCACCCACTGCTGGGATACCCGGACCTGGGCGGCCAGGCGATGGTGCTCCGCGGCGCGGAGATCATCGACGTGGCGGGGCTGGCGGACTACGCCGTGGCCCACCACGCGAACAACTATCCGGCGCTGGAGGACTACCTCCTCTCGGAGGGCCCGTGCATCCTGCTGGACGCGCACGGCCCCAGCGGACACCTGGCGGGCTTCCAGAAGCTCATGGGGAACTACCATTCCATCGGAAGCTCCTTCTTCATGCTCAACGGGCTGACCCCCACGGAGGATCCGCGCTGCCCCGAGGGCAAGGCGGCCACCCTCGCCCTGGACCCGGCGGCCCAGCTCCAGCGCTTCGAACAGGAGATCCGGGAGGACCAGGCGCAGCGGGCCCTGCACCGCTGGCGCTGTGTGCACGCGTACACGGCGGCGGAGCAGCTTCCGGACGAAGCCTCGCGCGAGCGGCTGGCGGAGCTGGCGGACCAGCGCGGCGATGCGCTGGTGCGCGAGGGCCACCTGCTCCCGGCCCTGCGGCAGTACTCGCTGGCCACGCTGCTCGATGAGGGCAACGCGCACCGGCGCCGGAAGGCCGAGAAGCTCCGCGGCCGCATCTACCCCAGGCCGCAGGGGCCATGACTTTGGGAAGACCCCACCGTGAGGTTTGAATGAAAGGACACTGGAAGCACCTCCTCCTCGGACTGGCGCTGCTGGGAGGCGCCGGGCCTGCCGCAACGGCCCAGGCCGAAGAGCCGCAGAGGGTCTCCTCGCGGCTGACCCTCCTCGCCCTGGACGGCGACGTCGATACGACGGACTTCTCCACGGGGCTTCACCTGGGGTTGTCCGTGCGCTCGCCCGAGCTCGTGCCGGGACTGCGCGCCGAAGCGGAGCTGTCGCTGTTCGTGGCCGCGAGCGCGCAAGGGGGCCTCTCCCTGCGGGACAACGCCAGCTTCGTGCGGCTGTCCTGGCAGCCGGAGTCCTGGGCCGAAGGCTCGGGGCTCGCGCTCACCGTGTTGCCCCTGTCCTCGACGCGGCTGCACCTGGGCTACGAGTTCCCCGCCACGTGGGGCCGCTTCCTCTACACCTTCCGGGCGAACGCCAGCGGGAGCAGCGGCGTGCCCGGGGTGGAGCTGCGGCTGACCCGGCCCTGGGGGTACGCCTTCGCCGCGGCCAAGAGCGGCCTGGACACGAACGCGCTGAGCCTGGAGGCCGAGCGCCTCGCGATGGGCCTGGCCGGCGCCGGCGTGGACGTGCTGCCCCAGCTGCGGCTCGAAGCGGCCGGCGCCCTCGCCGGGCATGGACAGATTCCCGGGTTCGCGGCCGTGGGCGTCGAAGGCCATTCCCGGACGCTCGGCATGTCGGGGCGCCTGCTCTACCACCAGGGCGTGCCCATTGGGCCAAGCGTCGACTTCACGCTCTACCAGCAAGACCCGGCCGTCTACGAGACGCTCTTCGCCCCCGAGGCCTATCCGGGAGGCCTCGCGGCCCATGTGTCCCTGGAGGGGACCCACCTGGCGCAGGACCTCGTGGCGCCCGGGAACAGCACCCCGGGACAAACGGACGCCGTGGGCTCGACGGCGCTCGCGCTCCAGGGGCGGCTCAAGGTGGACCGGCTGCGCATCCACGCGCTGGCGCTCTACCGCACCGCGGCCTTCCTCGTGTCCGAGGTGCCCGGCTTCCCGGCCTTCAGGGCCCTGGCCTCGGACTCGGTGCAGGCGGACACATCGCTGACCGCGGGCATGGACTACCACCTGCCGGCGCTGGGCCTCACGCCCGGGTTCCTCATGCGGGCCGTCTGGCCCGCGGCCTTCCAGAGCGGGGGAGCCCTGGAGGGCGGCGGGCTCACGCCGGGGCTGACCGTGGTGCTGCGCGGGCCCACGTCCGTCTCCATCCTGCCCGAGGGACGCGGCCGCCGGCCGCTGCTGCTGGCCAAGGCCACGGCGCGCTGGGACCTGGGCACCCGCGCCGCGGCCCTCGGCGAAGTGTTCTATGCGCGCGATCCCAACCGGACCACGTTCCAGGAGGGCCCCGAGGGGGTTGCCGGACCTGTCTTCGAGCCCGCCTCCTCGGTGGGATTCTCCCTGCTGCTCCAGGCCCGCTTCTGAGGCCTCTGGTTTCACGGGAACGCTGGGTGGGCCCCCCCCCGGAGGGGACACTCCCTCCGGGGCATAACGGTCCATACCTTGTTCGAGTACGCCGCCGTGGGGCGGACCGCTCAAGCGCCGGAGACCGGATTTTCATGCCCCAGGTGGCAGACTTCATCGAGAACAACCGCGGCCTCATCGTCCAGCGCTACCTGGAAGAAGCCCGCAAGCTGGAGCCCGCCCGGGGACTCACGCCGGAGCAGGTCATCGATACCTTGCCCGAGTATCTCGGGACGCTCGCGGCCATCTCCCGCCAGGGACACCGGGGAGACGCCTCGGTGACGAAGAAGCGCCTGGAGGAGACGCACATCGGCATCCGCCTGCGCTCCGGCTACAGCCAGGAGGAGGCGACGGGCGAGTACGTGCTCGTGGGCCGCCTCATCACCTCGCTCTGGGAGCACCTGCCCCCGCACGAGCAGCCCTCCCACACGGACAAGGCGCTGCTGGCCGAGGCGCTCCAGGACGCGATGGGCCAGGTCATCGTCACGTTCACCGGCTACAGCATGGAGGACCGGCAGCGCGAGAAGCGGTTTCTCCGCCGGCTCGAGACGATTGCCTCCGGACTCTTCGAGGCCCTCGAGACGCCCGTCTTCCTCCACGAGCGGCTGGAGGCGCTGGTCGAGACCGTGCAGCAGGCCCTGAACGTGGAGGCGGCCGCGCTCCTGCTCCTGGCGCCGGACGGCACGAGGCTCGTGCCCACCACGTACACGGGGCGCTGGAGCGGCCAAGCGTACGCCGAGCCCGTGGACGACCCGGACTCCTTCGTGAGCCAGCTCAGCCAGTCGGATGAGCCCCTCGCCCTGCCGGACGCGACGGATCCGCACGCCCGGGTGGCCGAGGGCATCCGCCGCAGCGGCCTGCGCTCCCTGCTCGGCCTGCGGATGTGGCCTCACGGCAGGCTGCTCGGGGTGCTGTACATCGGCGTCGAGGAGACGCGGATCTTCGAGCCCCAGACCAAGCGCTACCTCGAGACGCTGGTGGAGTACCTCTCCGGCATCATCGACAAGGCGCTGCTGCTCCAGCGGCTGCGCGAGAGCAACGAGCGGCTGCGCGCCTCCGAGACGCTCTACCGGATGGCGGCCGAGGCCATCAGCGACGTCATCTGGGACTGGGACCTCCGGACGAACGCCGTCTCCTGGAGCCCGGGCCTCCAGAAGCTCTTCGGGTACGGCCCGAAGCAGCTGGGCGAGACGGCCTCCAGTTGGTACGGCAACATCCACCCCGAGGAGCGCGAGCAGGTCCTCCACTCCATCCACGAGGTCATCGGCGGGGAAAGGACGCACTGGAGGGGCGAGTACCGTTTCCGCCACCAGAACGGCAGCTACATCCACGTCATCGACCAGGGGCGCGTCGAGCGCGGCCCGGATGGCAAGGGGGTGCGGATGGTGGGGGCCATGCAGGACATCACCGAGCGGAAGAGGGCGGGCGCGGCGCTCCAGGAGAGCGAAGACCGGCTCCGGGTGGCGGCGGGGGCCGCGGAGCTGGGCACCTGGGATTTGCGGCCGGTCACGGGGGTGATGCGCATGGATGACCGGGCCAAGCGCCTCTTCGGCGTGCCCCCGGAGACCGAGATGACCTACGAGCGCGTCCTGGCACGGATCCACCCGGAGGACCGGGACCGGATCCACGTCGCGGTGCAGCGCGCGCTCGCGGGGGAGAACCAGGGCGAGTACCGCGCCGAGTACCGGACGGTGGCCCCGGGCCCCCGGGGCGAGCGGTGGATCCGTTCCGCGGGCCGCGCCTTCTTCGAGGGGACGCGGGCCGTGCGCTTCATCGGCATCTTTCAGGACATCTCGGAGCGGAAGCGCCAGGAAGCGCTGGCGCGCATGCAGACGGAGTTCGAGGAGCAGCTCATCGGCATCGTCTCCCACGATCTGCGCAATCCCCTCAACGCCATCACCCTGTCCGTGGCGGCGCTCATGCGGAACGACGACCTGAACGAGCGGCAGGCCAAGGGCGTCTCACGCATCCAGGCCTCCGCGGAGCGTGCCACCCGGATGATCCGCGACCTGCTCGACTTCACCCGGGCCCGGCTCGGCGAGGGCATCCCCGTGCGGCGCGCGCCCTGCGACTTTCATCTGCTCACCCAGCAAGCGGTGGAGGAGGTGCGGCTCGCCCATCCCGACCGGGACGTCCACCTCACCGCGAGCGGCCCGGGCCAGGGGGCGTGGGATGCGGACCGGCTGGCCCAGGTCATCACCAACCTGGTGAACAACGCCCTGGCCTACAGCCCCCTGGACAGCGCCGTGCGCGTCGAGACCCACGGAGAGGAGGACGCCCTCCTGCTGCGCGTGCACAACGCGGGAGCGCCCATCCCGCCCGAGCTGATGCCGCGCCTGTTCGAGCCCCTGACGCGGGGAGCGGACAAGGTGACATCGGCCAGCCGCAGCATCGGCCTGGGGCTCTACATCGTGAATCACATCGTGCAGGCGCACGGCGGGCGGATCGACGTCCGCTCCAGCGCGGACGAGGGCACGGCCTTCACCGTCCGGCTGCCCCGCCGCTGAGGCCCCTGGACGGCGCTATCGATCCCCTCCAGGGAGCTTCGGGTCCCTCATCTCTCCCCAGAGCAGGACAAGGCCCTCACGGTCCAACACCACCGTGTGGAAGACCCCCGCGGCCAGAGCGGACGCCTCCGTCCCCGCGAGGGCCTGCACGGGCACCTGTTGCGGAAAAGAGGTGCCATCTCCGAGCTGCCCGGACTGGTTGTAGCCCCAGGCCCAGAGGGAGCCATCGGCGCGCTGTGCCAGCGAGTGATAGTAGCCCGCGGTCACATGGGTGACGTCCGTCAGCCCGGGCACCTGCCTCGGGACGGACCGGCGCTGGAGCGTTCCATCCCCGAGCTCGCCGTAGCGATTGCCGCCCCAGGCCCAGACGGTCCCGTCGGCACGCAGCGCCAACGCGTGATAGCTGCCCGCGGCCACGGCGGTCACGTCCATCAGCCCGGACACCTGCACTGGAACGAGCTCTTCCTCCAGCGAGACCTCCCCAGACGCGTCATGGACAATCAGGCCCCAGGTCCAGACGGTGCCATCGCTTCGCACCGCCAGCGAGTAACTGTTGCCCGCGGCCACGGCGGTCACGTCCGTCAAACCGGAGACCCGAACCCAGGTGCCCAGCGAGACCCGCGTCCCATTCCCGAGCTGACCCACGTTGTTGAGGCCCCACGCCCAGACCGTGCCGTCCTCGCGCAACGCCAGCGCGTGCGTCGCCCCCATGACCAGGGTTTTGATCTGGGTCAGTCCCGCGATCCGAATGGGGGACGGCTGGTAGATCGGCGAGCCTCCGAACAAGTCGTAACCCCAGACCCAGAGCGAGCCATCCTCCAGCAAGGCCATGGATTGCGTGCCCCCCGCGGCGATGGCCACGGCTCCACTCAACCCGGCCACTCGCTCCTGACCGTTCCGGGAGCGGTAGGTTCCGTCCCCCAACTGGCCCGAGGTATTGATTCCCATGGCCCACACCGTGCCGTCGGCGCGAAGGGCCAAGGCGTGCGAGTCGCCCGCCACGATGCTCACCGTGGGCGCCTCGTCCGAGGGCCCACAGCCCAGCCCCAGCCACACACTCAGGCACACGCACACTGCCAAGACTCGGTGCATCTTCCAGCTCCTGACACCGCGTCCACGGGACCGGGCACCCTTCCAACGCGGCGGAGCCTGTTTCTTCCCCGCGCACCTCCAGAACCCTGGAGCCACCCGGGCGAGGGGGACTACCGGCCCCGCCGGCCTCCTCCGCCCGGGCCTCGCGGCGAGCGGCCCGGTCCACGGGAGGGCTTGCCCCGCGGTCCTGCGCCCTTGCTCCCCGGACGCTTCGCCCCGCGAGGGGGGCCCCGCTCCGGTCCAGCCTTCTTCCCCCGCGAGTCCTTGGCGGCCCGGCGGAGACCGCTCCCCCGGCCTGGCGCCTCACCGCGGCGGGTGCCCTTGCCCCGGCGCTCCTCACGATCCCCCGGGCGACTCGCGCCCCGGCGCTCCTCACGCTCTCCCGGGCGGCTCTTGCCCCGGGCCTCGCCCTTCCCTGCCTTCGCGGGCCGGGCACGGGGGCCCGGGCGCTCACCCGCCACACGGGGACGGCCCTCCCCACGGCCCTTGCCCTTGCCCTTCGCGCTCACGCCGGCGGGACGGGGCAGCTCGCGGAACGTGTCCTGGCCCGACTCCTCCTTCCGGGCCTGGAACTCCTCCAGCTCCTCGAGGAAGACGGCGTCCTCCCGGGGGACCTCGGCGCGCGGCAG is part of the Stigmatella aurantiaca genome and encodes:
- a CDS encoding CHAD domain-containing protein, whose amino-acid sequence is MSHPTPVRGLSRASRLDEAARRILAARLADVRHPEASLSGEFSMKGVHDMRVATRRLRAALQVFRPAGRLKKAERQVKQLQDALGEVRDLHVQQEWLDQAMRQQPSKHRAGLKSLHARRQGQLGGKSKRLKQALKRWTERTVPTLLLRMGQLEDSRAYGGGSVRRHLRQRLKRVEKRMAQYGTAPGAASAHELRKELKRLRYALEIFQPALRRTMDALLEVLVPLQDGLGELHDADVRLELLEHTAAEATSPEREAARKLLETVRQERAKRAAEIARELQRWQSERIVRGLRRLLR
- a CDS encoding Hsp70 family protein codes for the protein MHVCGLDFGTSNTAAALPDGTVLPIAPETREQRLFRSVLFFPEEERSVYAGTPAITRYLEDNAGRFIQSVKSFLHSRSFRATQVNGRTMTIEDLVALLLRRVREAMGAHLGSAPEAVMMGRPAVFTEDAEADALAEQRLRKAAELAGFTRIQFLIEPIAAALAYEAQLTRDELVLVADFGAGTTDLTLMRLGPSRREQLDRRADVVGSTGVRIGGDRFDAEIMRHKLLPRFGAGTTYRVRGLTDKRLKVPQHVMAKLLSWHEMSFIREKSTQELLEMMLETSDQPQTAEALYDLVMENLGYRLFRAIEAVKVKLSQEPEATLDFEEARITLHERITREEFDTFCQPLLTELDQCTQGLLDRCAGTGEIDAVFLTGGSSQIPAVRQLYVNRFGEGRVRTADAFTSVAEGLGRASAALAQRS
- a CDS encoding GAF domain-containing sensor histidine kinase; its protein translation is MPQVADFIENNRGLIVQRYLEEARKLEPARGLTPEQVIDTLPEYLGTLAAISRQGHRGDASVTKKRLEETHIGIRLRSGYSQEEATGEYVLVGRLITSLWEHLPPHEQPSHTDKALLAEALQDAMGQVIVTFTGYSMEDRQREKRFLRRLETIASGLFEALETPVFLHERLEALVETVQQALNVEAAALLLLAPDGTRLVPTTYTGRWSGQAYAEPVDDPDSFVSQLSQSDEPLALPDATDPHARVAEGIRRSGLRSLLGLRMWPHGRLLGVLYIGVEETRIFEPQTKRYLETLVEYLSGIIDKALLLQRLRESNERLRASETLYRMAAEAISDVIWDWDLRTNAVSWSPGLQKLFGYGPKQLGETASSWYGNIHPEEREQVLHSIHEVIGGERTHWRGEYRFRHQNGSYIHVIDQGRVERGPDGKGVRMVGAMQDITERKRAGAALQESEDRLRVAAGAAELGTWDLRPVTGVMRMDDRAKRLFGVPPETEMTYERVLARIHPEDRDRIHVAVQRALAGENQGEYRAEYRTVAPGPRGERWIRSAGRAFFEGTRAVRFIGIFQDISERKRQEALARMQTEFEEQLIGIVSHDLRNPLNAITLSVAALMRNDDLNERQAKGVSRIQASAERATRMIRDLLDFTRARLGEGIPVRRAPCDFHLLTQQAVEEVRLAHPDRDVHLTASGPGQGAWDADRLAQVITNLVNNALAYSPLDSAVRVETHGEEDALLLRVHNAGAPIPPELMPRLFEPLTRGADKVTSASRSIGLGLYIVNHIVQAHGGRIDVRSSADEGTAFTVRLPRR
- a CDS encoding RCC1 domain-containing protein — protein: MHRVLAVCVCLSVWLGLGCGPSDEAPTVSIVAGDSHALALRADGTVWAMGINTSGQLGDGTYRSRNGQERVAGLSGAVAIAAGGTQSMALLEDGSLWVWGYDLFGGSPIYQPSPIRIAGLTQIKTLVMGATHALALREDGTVWAWGLNNVGQLGNGTRVSLGTWVRVSGLTDVTAVAAGNSYSLAVRSDGTVWTWGLIVHDASGEVSLEEELVPVQVSGLMDVTAVAAGSYHALALRADGTVWAWGGNRYGELGDGTLQRRSVPRQVPGLTDVTHVTAGYYHSLAQRADGSLWAWGYNQSGQLGDGTSFPQQVPVQALAGTEASALAAGVFHTVVLDREGLVLLWGEMRDPKLPGGDR